Proteins from one Eubalaena glacialis isolate mEubGla1 chromosome 8, mEubGla1.1.hap2.+ XY, whole genome shotgun sequence genomic window:
- the GCC1 gene encoding GRIP and coiled-coil domain-containing protein 1, with translation MEKFGMNFGGGPSKKDLLETIETQKKQLLQYQARLKDVVRAYKSLLKEKEALEASIKVLSVSHEADVGLAGVQPQGLTFPDSVDDRCSTHSEDSTGTATSLDTAASLTSTKGEFGVEDDRLARGPPPLKCEEASGSESGVSSSSGDGPSGSGEVDKRLHQLKTQLATLTSSLATVTQEKSRMEASYLADKKKMKQDLDNASKKAEEERGRLEGELKGLQEQIAETKARLITQQHDRAQEQSDHALMLRELQKLLQEERTQRQDLELRLEETREALAGRAYAAGQMEGFELQTKQLTREVEELKGELQGLRDEKNRPDPRLQELQEEAACLKSHFQAQLQQEMRKTALAEDQLRQQSQLEEQRVAALENQISEVSELLGTYEKAKQKDQLAIQKLKERILQLDLENKTLALAASSRSPLDSHGEESSLDVNVLKDKMEKLKRLLQVAARKSQVTLDVEKLCNLEIMPSSEAADGEKASVLYYQQELKQLKEEFERYKMRAQVVLKSKNVKDGNLGKELEEAREQLAELKEKYISLRLSCEELECQHQQEAEGWKQELARLQHIHRQELERSQLDFRDRALKLEEELHKQRDRALAVLAEKDLELEQLRSVASSSGLPGRRSPVGSVGPGDPADTSAPDSLTQALQLAAANEPTFFLYAEQLARKDVEVTSLRKQKHRLEGEVHQLQDRLLEEGERHREEVGALQSHIAKNIRDQSREGANLEYLKNIIYRFLTLPDTVGRQQTLTAILTILHFSPEEKQVIMRLPAGASWWPSGKR, from the exons ATGGAGAAGTTTGGGATGAATTTCGGGGGCGGCCCAAGCAAGAAGGACCTGCTGGAGACCATTGAGACCCAGAAGAAGCAGCTCCTCCAGTACCAGGCACGTCTCAAGGATGTAGTCCGCGCCTATAAAAGTCTGCTGAAAGAGAAAGAGGCGCTGGAGGCCAGCATTAAGGTGCTGTCGGTATCCCACGAAGCGGATGTGGGCCTTGCAGGTGTCCAGCCTCAAGGCCTCACCTTTCCTGACTCTGTGGATGACCGATGCTCCACTCACAGCGAGGATAGCACTGGGACCGCCACCAGCTTAGATACTGCGGCCAGTCTCACCAGCACCAAGGGTGAGTTTGGGGTAGAAGATGACAGACTGGCCCGTGGACCACCACCTCTAAAGTGCGAAGAGGCCAGTGGATCGGAGAGCGGCGTTAGCAGTAGTAGTGGGGATGGACCatctgggagtggggaggtggaCAAACGACTGCACCAGCTGAAGACTCAGTTGGCGACTTTGACCAGCTCTTTGGCTACAGTCACCCAGGAGAAGTCCCGCATGGAAGCTTCTTACCTGGCTGATAAAAAGAAGATGAAACAGGACTTAGATAATGCCAGTAAAaaagcagaggaggagaggggccGGCTGGAGGGAGAATTGAAGGGGCTGCAGGAGCAGATAGCAGAAACCAAAGCCCGACTTATCACGCAGCAGCACGATCGGGCCCAAGAGCAGAGTGACCATGCCTTGATGCTGCGTGAGCTTCAGAAGCTGCTGCAGGAGGAGAGGACCCAGCGCCAGGACTTGGAGCTTCGATTGGAAGAGACCCGAGAAGCTCTGGCTGGGCGGGCCTATGCAGCCGGTCAGATGGAAGGGTTTGAACTGCAAACCAAGCAGCTGACCCGTGAGGTAGAGGAGCTGAAAGGTGAGCTGCAGGGTCTTCGAGATGAGAAGAATCGGCCTGACCCCCGGCTGCAGGAGCTTCAGGAAGAGGCCGCCTGCCTTAAAAGCCATTTCCAGGCTCAGCTGCAGCAGGAAATGAGGAAG ACAGCCCTCGCCGAAGATCAGCTACGACAGCAATCGCAGTTGGAAGAGCAGAGGGTGGCGGCCCTGGAGAATCAAATATCTGAGGTGTCGGAACTGCTGGGCACCTATGAGAAAGCCAAGCAGAAGGACCAGCTGGCCATCCAGAAGCTGAAGGAGCGCATTCTTCAGCTGGACCTGGAGAACAAGACACTGGCGCTAGCGGCCTCTAGCCGGTCCCCTCTGGACAGCCATGGAGAGGAGTCCAGTCTGGATGTCAATGTCCTGAAGGACAAGATGGAGAAGCTGAAGAGGCTGCTGCAGGTTGCGGCCAGGAAGAGCCAGGTGACCTTGGACGTGGAGAAGCTCTGCAACCTGGAGATAATGCCCAGCTCAGAGGCTGCCGACGGGGAGAAGGCCAGCGTGCTCTACTACCAGCAGGAGCTGAAACAGCTGAAGGAGGAGTTTGAGCGGTACAAGATGCGGGCCCAGGTCGTCCTCAAGAGCAAGAACGTCAAAGACGGGAACCTGGGcaaggagctggaggaagcccGGGAGCAGCTGGCGGAGCTGAAGGAGAAGTACATCTCGCTGCGGCTGTCCTGCGAGGAGCTCGAATGCCAGCACCAGCAGGAGGCTGAGGGCTGGAAGCAGGAGCTGGCCCGGCTGCAGCACATCCACAGGCAGGAGCTGGAGCGGAGCCAGCTGGACTTCAGGGACCGCGCGCTGAAACTGGAGGAGGAGCTGCACAAGCAGCGGGACCGGGCCCTGGCCGTGCTGGCCGAGAAGGACCTGGAGCTGGAGCAGCTGCGTTCCGTGGCCTCGTCCTCTGGGCTGCCGGGACGCAGAAGCCCTGTGGGCAGTGTGGGCCCCGGGGATCCGGCGGACACATCTGCCCCGGACAGCCTGACCCAAGCCCTGCAACTGGCTGCGGCCAACGAGCCCACTTTCTTCCTTTATGCCGAGCAGTTGGCCCGCAAGGACGTGGAGGTCACGTCCCTGAGGAAGCAGAAGCACAGGCTGGAGGGGGAGGTGCATCAGCTGCAGGATCGgctgctggaggagggggagcggCATCGGGAGGAGGTGGGGGCCCTGCAGAGCCACATTGCAAAGAACATCAGGGACCAGAGTCGGGAGGGAGCCAACCTGGAGTACCTCAAGAACATCATCTACCGCTTCCTGACCTTGCCGGACACCGTGGGCCGCCAGCAGACGCTCACTGCCATCCTCACCATCTTGCACTTCAGTCCAGAGGAGAAACAAGTGATCATGCGGCTCCCAGCCGGTGCTAGTTGGTGGCCTTCTGGCAAGAGATGA